A window of Notolabrus celidotus isolate fNotCel1 chromosome 11, fNotCel1.pri, whole genome shotgun sequence contains these coding sequences:
- the LOC117820912 gene encoding neuronal acetylcholine receptor subunit alpha-2-like isoform X1: MTKGTMDLYKCFILVFFNIPLQVYCQVGPRAHAEERLLQNLFAHYNKLSRPVENTTDTVLVHFGLSIAQLIDVDEKNQMMTTNVWVKQEWNDYKLRWNPEEYENVTSIRIPSEIIWRPDIVLYNNADGDFAVTHLTKAHLFYDGRIKWMPPAIYKSSCSIDVTFFPFDQQSCKMKFGSWTYDRAKIDLITMSSNVDQMDYWESGEWVIVNAVGKYNTKKYECCTEIYSDITYYFIIRRLPLFYTINLIIPCLLISCLTVLVFYLPSQCGEKITLCISVLLSLTVFLLLITEIIPSTSLVIPLIGEYLLFTMVFVTLSIIITVFVLNVHHRSPQTHGMPHWVRRVFLDMVPRVLFMKRPPGTAKQHCKKLIELMHRPPTISATGNSQAFWSGLETGLRQISQVETTILKTPSDSPSILVCSPSPASSPNADCNEDAHSVKANMFCRTLSGQYSVLSEKLSLRGHNSAASSSSQLSLPPTLPMGPIRTLSREEPNLLAPNGRSHSVEQMCDHQKELPLIGHRCRSRSFQYCCLHDEGTGVIGIIGQVKKQAPLDHLAETLTAETTKDASTQQDTVVTTISPAMLRAIEGVQYIADHLRAEDADFSVKEDWKYVAMVIDRIFLWMFVLVCILGSVGLFLPPWLAGMI, encoded by the exons TTTATTGTCAGGTTGGACCTCGAGCTCACGCTGAGGAGAGGCTGCTCCAGAATCTGTTTGCGCATTACAATAAGCTCTCTAGAcctgttgaaaacactacgGACACAGTGCTAGTCCACTTCGGACTTTCGATCGCGCAGCTTATTGATGTG GATGAAAAGAACCAGATGATGACCACAAATGTCTGGGTCAAGCAA GAATGGAACGATTACAAACTCCGGTGGAACCCGGAGGAATACGAAAACGTCACCTCCATCCGTATCCCCTCAGAGATCATTTGGAGGCCTGACATTGTCCTCTACAACAA TGCTGATGGCGACTTTGCAGTAACTCACCTCACGAAGGCGCATCTGTTCTATGATGGTCGGATAAAGTGGATGCCACCGGCCATTTACAAGTCTTCATGCAGCATAGATGTTACCTTTTTCCCCTTTGACCAGCAAAGCTGCAAGATGAAGTTTGGCTCATGGACTTACGACCGAGCCAAGATTGATCTGATCACGATGTCCAGCAATGTGGACCAGATGGACTACTGGGAGAGCGGGGAGTGGGTCATTGTTAATGCTGTGGGCAAGTACAATACAAAGAAGTATGAGTGCTGCACAGAGATCTACTCAGACATCACATACTACTTCATCATCCGGAGGCTCCCGTTGTTCTACACTATCAACCTCATTATCCCCTGTCTCCTGATCTCCTGTTTGACAGTGCTGGTGTTTTATTTGCCGTCACAATGTGGAGAGAAGATCACCTTGTGCATCTCAGTGTTGCTGTCATTAACTGTATTCCTCCTGTTGATCACAGAGATTATTCCGTCAACATCACTGGTGATTCCTCTAATTGGCGAGTACCTGCTGTTCACCATGGTCTTTGTCACTCTGTCCATCATAATTACTGTCTTTGTGCTGAACGTACATCACAGATCACCCCAAACCCACGGCATGCCTCACTGGGTGCGGAGGGTATTCTTGGATATGGTGCCGAGAGTTCTGTTCATGAAGCGTCCACCAGGCACGGCCAAGCAGCACTGCAAGAAGCTCATTGAGTTGATGCACCGACCCCCCACCATATCTGCAACAGGCAACTCACAGGCGTTTTGGTCTGGGTTAGAGACAGGGTTGAGACAGATAAGCCAGGTGGAGACTACCATCCTGAAGACTCCATCAGACAGTCCAAGCATCCTTGTCTGCTCACCTTCCCCAGCCTCATCCCCGAATGCAGACTGCAATGAGGATGCTCACTCAGTGAAGGCCAACATGTTCTGCCGGACCTTGTCTGGTCAGTATTCAGTTCTCTCTGAGAAACTTTCCTTACGTGGACACAActctgcagcttcttcttcttcccaatTGTCGTTACCCCCAACGCTGCCAATGGGACCCATTCGCACATTATCTAGGGAAGAGCCCAATTTGCTTGCCCCGAATGGTCGATCCCACAGTGTAGAGCAAATGTGTGACCATCAGAAGGAACTTCCACTTATTGGGCATCGGTGCCGATCCCGCAGCTTCCAGTACTGCTGTCTGCATGATGAAGGGACAGGAGTCATTGGGATCATAGGACAGGTGAAGAAACAAGCCCCTTTGGATCACCTAGCAGAAACTCTCACAGCAGAGACCACTAAAGATGCGAGTACCCAACAGGACACTGTGGTTACAACAATTTCTCCGGCTATGCTACGAGCCATAGAGGGAGTTCAGTACATCGCTGATCATCTCAGGGCAGAGGACGCAGATTTCTCA GTGAAGGAGGACTGGAAGTATGTGGCCATGGTCATTGACAGGATATTCCTCTGGATGTTTGTACTGGTGTGTATACTGGGATCTGTGGGACTCTTTCTTCCTCCGTGGCTGGCTGGAATGATCTAG
- the LOC117820912 gene encoding neuronal acetylcholine receptor subunit alpha-4-like isoform X2, translating into MMTTNVWVKQEWNDYKLRWNPEEYENVTSIRIPSEIIWRPDIVLYNNADGDFAVTHLTKAHLFYDGRIKWMPPAIYKSSCSIDVTFFPFDQQSCKMKFGSWTYDRAKIDLITMSSNVDQMDYWESGEWVIVNAVGKYNTKKYECCTEIYSDITYYFIIRRLPLFYTINLIIPCLLISCLTVLVFYLPSQCGEKITLCISVLLSLTVFLLLITEIIPSTSLVIPLIGEYLLFTMVFVTLSIIITVFVLNVHHRSPQTHGMPHWVRRVFLDMVPRVLFMKRPPGTAKQHCKKLIELMHRPPTISATGNSQAFWSGLETGLRQISQVETTILKTPSDSPSILVCSPSPASSPNADCNEDAHSVKANMFCRTLSGQYSVLSEKLSLRGHNSAASSSSQLSLPPTLPMGPIRTLSREEPNLLAPNGRSHSVEQMCDHQKELPLIGHRCRSRSFQYCCLHDEGTGVIGIIGQVKKQAPLDHLAETLTAETTKDASTQQDTVVTTISPAMLRAIEGVQYIADHLRAEDADFSVKEDWKYVAMVIDRIFLWMFVLVCILGSVGLFLPPWLAGMI; encoded by the exons ATGATGACCACAAATGTCTGGGTCAAGCAA GAATGGAACGATTACAAACTCCGGTGGAACCCGGAGGAATACGAAAACGTCACCTCCATCCGTATCCCCTCAGAGATCATTTGGAGGCCTGACATTGTCCTCTACAACAA TGCTGATGGCGACTTTGCAGTAACTCACCTCACGAAGGCGCATCTGTTCTATGATGGTCGGATAAAGTGGATGCCACCGGCCATTTACAAGTCTTCATGCAGCATAGATGTTACCTTTTTCCCCTTTGACCAGCAAAGCTGCAAGATGAAGTTTGGCTCATGGACTTACGACCGAGCCAAGATTGATCTGATCACGATGTCCAGCAATGTGGACCAGATGGACTACTGGGAGAGCGGGGAGTGGGTCATTGTTAATGCTGTGGGCAAGTACAATACAAAGAAGTATGAGTGCTGCACAGAGATCTACTCAGACATCACATACTACTTCATCATCCGGAGGCTCCCGTTGTTCTACACTATCAACCTCATTATCCCCTGTCTCCTGATCTCCTGTTTGACAGTGCTGGTGTTTTATTTGCCGTCACAATGTGGAGAGAAGATCACCTTGTGCATCTCAGTGTTGCTGTCATTAACTGTATTCCTCCTGTTGATCACAGAGATTATTCCGTCAACATCACTGGTGATTCCTCTAATTGGCGAGTACCTGCTGTTCACCATGGTCTTTGTCACTCTGTCCATCATAATTACTGTCTTTGTGCTGAACGTACATCACAGATCACCCCAAACCCACGGCATGCCTCACTGGGTGCGGAGGGTATTCTTGGATATGGTGCCGAGAGTTCTGTTCATGAAGCGTCCACCAGGCACGGCCAAGCAGCACTGCAAGAAGCTCATTGAGTTGATGCACCGACCCCCCACCATATCTGCAACAGGCAACTCACAGGCGTTTTGGTCTGGGTTAGAGACAGGGTTGAGACAGATAAGCCAGGTGGAGACTACCATCCTGAAGACTCCATCAGACAGTCCAAGCATCCTTGTCTGCTCACCTTCCCCAGCCTCATCCCCGAATGCAGACTGCAATGAGGATGCTCACTCAGTGAAGGCCAACATGTTCTGCCGGACCTTGTCTGGTCAGTATTCAGTTCTCTCTGAGAAACTTTCCTTACGTGGACACAActctgcagcttcttcttcttcccaatTGTCGTTACCCCCAACGCTGCCAATGGGACCCATTCGCACATTATCTAGGGAAGAGCCCAATTTGCTTGCCCCGAATGGTCGATCCCACAGTGTAGAGCAAATGTGTGACCATCAGAAGGAACTTCCACTTATTGGGCATCGGTGCCGATCCCGCAGCTTCCAGTACTGCTGTCTGCATGATGAAGGGACAGGAGTCATTGGGATCATAGGACAGGTGAAGAAACAAGCCCCTTTGGATCACCTAGCAGAAACTCTCACAGCAGAGACCACTAAAGATGCGAGTACCCAACAGGACACTGTGGTTACAACAATTTCTCCGGCTATGCTACGAGCCATAGAGGGAGTTCAGTACATCGCTGATCATCTCAGGGCAGAGGACGCAGATTTCTCA GTGAAGGAGGACTGGAAGTATGTGGCCATGGTCATTGACAGGATATTCCTCTGGATGTTTGTACTGGTGTGTATACTGGGATCTGTGGGACTCTTTCTTCCTCCGTGGCTGGCTGGAATGATCTAG
- the zgpat gene encoding zinc finger CCCH-type with G patch domain-containing protein — translation MDEETLEAAISTYGAQLQQVETALSAGLDPSQEADLLQLKEDLCQLIELTEASLVSVKKSQLLARLEGSAGLQLNTSEAAADPNNANGNVGDEFSAFYAELGESSGVSSDTRLGDNVEDGLEEGEEEEEEEEDELSGTKVRAPYRTKWGTLEYHNAMVVGAEPTDGGEAQVRVLYLHPTQRSMKPCPFYLEDRCRFMEDCRFSHGEVVFVSELRDFLETDLSNLEAGSSCLARHEDGIWCPAKIREMDSGFYTVKFDSLLLKEVVVEADCIIPPLREDDPLSSDSDPEDTRDGDDLGFAKVVDTAVEATESLNSAVFGGWEAHTRGIGSKLMLKMGYEYGKGLGKKQEGRVEPVMAVVLPKGKSLDECVELTQRRNRSRINNEDGTQTGRKKRRRKRRVAAEGKKNVFDFLNHQLGGRSTEAAEGGAAAPSAAATGVEAYRGGKSTKRNLNVRLFKAAERVSQTKREIQKLTESLGRQTGKDTSIAKQLEERLSAARRLLAQQKAQELSIQREHRKADTHKKMTEF, via the exons ATGGATGAAGAAACCCTCGAGGCGGCCATCTCTACTTATGGTgctcagctgcagcaggtggAGACGGCTCTGTCAGCTGGCCTTGACCCCTCCCAGGAGGCAGACCTGCTCCAACTAAAAGAGGACCTTTGTCAGCTAATAGAGCTCACCGAGGCCAGCCTTGTGTCGGTGAAAAAGAGCCAGCTTCTGGCTAGACTGGAGGGCAGCGCTGGACTGCAGTTAAACACATCAGAGGCAGCAGCTGACCCAAACAATGCAAATGGTAACGTGGGGgatgagttttctgctttcTATGCTGAACTAGGGGAGTCCTCGGGTGTCAGCTCTGATACCAGGCTAGGGGATAATGTAGAGGATGGTTTagaagaaggggaggaggaggaggaggaagaagaagatgaactCAGTGGGACCAAAGTAAGAGCCCCCTACCGGACAAAGTGGGGGACTCTGGAGTATCATAATGCCATGGTGGTGGGGGCAGAACCAACAGATGGAGGAGAGGCACAAGTCAGAGTGCTCTACTTGCACCCCACCCAGAGGTCAATGAAACCCTGTCCGTTCTACCTGGAGGACAGATGTCGCTTTATGGAGGATTGTAG GTTTTCCCATGGTGAAGTGGTGTTtgtgtcagagctcagagacttCCTTGAGACTGACCTCAGTAATCTTGAAGCAGGCTCGTCCTGCTTGGCTCGACATGAGGATGGCATCTGGTGCCCGGCCAAAATCCGAG AAATGGACAGTGGTTTTTACACTGTGAAGTTTGACTCCCTGCTACTGAAAGAAGTTGTGGTCGAGGCCGACTGCATTATCCCGCCTCTGAGAGAAGACGACCCATTGTCTTCTGACTCTGATCCTGAGGACACAAGAGACGGGGATGACCTGGGGTTTGCAAAAG TTGTTGATACTGCTGTTGAAGCCACAGAATCATTAAACAGTGCAGTTTTTGGTGGCTGGGAGGCTCATACGAGAGGCATCGGATCCAAGCTTATGCTGAAAATGGGATATGAGTACGGGAAAG gcttagggaagaagcaggaggGTCGAGTAGAGCCAGTCATGGCTGTTGTCCTGCCCAAAGGTAAGTCTCTGGACGAGTGTGTCGAGCTCACCCAGAGACGAAACCGAAGCAGGATCAACAATGAGGACGGCACACAAACAGGCCGCAAGAAGCGACGGAGAAAACGTCGGGTTGCAGCAGAAGGCAAGAAAAATGTCTTTGACTTTCTCAATCATCAGTTAGGAGGAAGGAGCACTGAAGCTGCAGAGGGGGGAGCTGCTGCACCATCAGCAGCAGCGACTGGGGTGGAGGCTTACAGAGGAGGGAAAAGCACCAAGCGGAATCTGAATGTGAGGCTGTTCAAGGCTGCTGAAAGGGTGTCCCAGACCAAGAGGGAGATCCAGAAACTGACTGAGTCACTGGGTAGACAAACAGGGAA GGACACATCCATAGcaaagcagctggaggagaggctGTCAGCAGCTCGCCGGCTGCTGGCCCAGCAGAAAGCCCAGGAGCTGTCCATCCAGAGAGAGCACAGGAAGGCTGACACACACAAGAAGATGACTGAGTTCTGA